In Raphanus sativus cultivar WK10039 unplaced genomic scaffold, ASM80110v3 Scaffold3775, whole genome shotgun sequence, a single window of DNA contains:
- the LOC108816970 gene encoding tRNA-specific adenosine deaminase TAD3 — protein MDSAAWEIIHIPDKPTYPPEHQPTLRVYASVIKPKFANTIVRQLCKISPLEDLRHVKRVRRKILSDHGEPQLTVILCLAPDHNDHFNDMPPDIQKLFGPYELSPFITQVCKYAAVSKEEWEEQCKIWPTSFHPPTYNIDGIGGFSEEDTQSICKFMRVVINLVVSTHKPLVNAAVIVDPSVRRIIASETDQVYAPCDNTTTETIPFSETGESNHCQSINREANASPEICLNGLLGKLNASSSAVACLNPWQWSLQPHDAEKGSQWHPLRHASIVAIESSAARDRYLFPNSSESFAVDRSQPSNADSPAKKQKTSSNIPDVPNDSREAALRDPSTEKPYLCTGYDIFLLWEPCPMCAMALVHQRIKRIFYAFPNPTAGGLGSVHRLQGEKSLNHHYAVFRVLLPGDAHNALEINGLKHVIA, from the exons ATGGATTCAGCTGCGTGGGAAATCATACATATACCTGATAAGCCTACATACCCACCTGAGCATCAGCCCACTT TGAGGGTGTATGCGAGTGTAATCAAACCCAAATTTGCCAATACCATTGTGAG GCAGTTATGTAAGATTTCTCCTCTGGAAGATCTTCGTCATGTTAAAAGGGTGCGGAGGAAGATTCTTTCAGATCATG GGGAACCTCAGTTGACTGTCATCTTATGTCTAGCACCTGATCACAACGATCATTTTAACGATATGCCACCTGATATACAGAAACTCTTCGGTCCCTACGAGTTGAGTCCTTTTATTACACAA GTATGCAAATATGCTGCAGTATCGAAAGAGGAGTGGGAAGAACAATGTAAGATATGGCCAACTTCATTTCATCCTCCAACCTA CAATATAGATGGCATTGGTGGATTCAGTGAGGAAGACACACAATCAATCTGCAAGTTCATGAGAGTTGTCATTAATTTGGTAGTATCTACTCATAAGCCT CTTGTAAATGCTGCAGTGATAGTTGATCCTTCTGTTAGGCGGATAATAGCTAGCGAAACTGATCAAGTATATGCTCCCTGCGACAACACTACTACAGAGACCATTCCCTTCAGTGAAACAGGGGAATCTAACCACTGTCAGAGTATCAACAGAGAGGCTAACGCTAGTCCGGAGATATGCTTAAACGGCTTACTTGGAAAACTGAATGCTTCATCGTCTGCTGTTGCTTGTCTGAATCCTTGGCAATGGAGTTTGCAGCCACATGATGCTGAGAAAGGTAGCCAATGGCACCCTCTAAGGCATGCTTCTATAGTTGCGATTGAATCATCTGCTGCAAGAGATAGATATTTGTTTCCCAATTCATCCGAGAGTTTTGCTGTGGATCGTTCGCAACCTTCAAATGCTGATTCTCCAGCTAAGAAGCAGAAAACAAGCAGTAACATTCCAGAC GTTCCAAATGACAGCAGAGAAGCAGCTCTTAGAGATCCTTCAACGGAAAAGCCCTACCTCTGCACTGGCTATGACATTTTCTTGCTTTGGGAGCCTTGTCCTAT GTGTGCTATGGCGCTTGTGCATCAAAGAATAAAACGAATATTCTATGCTTTTCCAAACCCCACGGCAGGTGGTCTCGGCAGTGTTCATAGACTTCAAGGAGAGAAGAGTTTAAATCACCATTATGCAGTCTTCAGAGTTTTGTTGCCTGGTGATGCCCATAATGCACTCGAAATCAACGGTCTAAAACATGTTATAGCCTAG
- the LOC108816969 gene encoding serine hydroxymethyltransferase 2, mitochondrial → MALALRRLSSSFKKPIFSNGVGSLRSMSSTSTSERSHSSWIRQLNAPLEEIDPEIADIIELEKARQWKGFELIPSENFTSASVMEAVGSVMTNKYSEGYPGARYYGGNEYIDMAESLCQKRALEAFQLDPSKWGVNVQSLSGSPANFQVYTALLKPHERIMALDLPHGGHLSHGYQTDTKKISAVSIFFETMPYRLDENTGYIDYDQLEKSAVLFRPKLIVAGASAYARLYDYARIRKVCDKQKAVMLADMAHISGLVAAGVIPSPFEYADVVTTTTHKSLRGPRGAMIFFRKGLKEVNKQGKEVMYDYEDRINAAVFPGLQGGPHNHTITGLAVALKQVKTPEYKAYQDQVLRNCSKFAETLLSKGYDLVSGGTENHLVLVNLKNKGIDGSRVEKVLESVHIAANKNTVPGDVSAMVPGGIRMGTPALTSRGFIEEDFAKVAEYFDLAVKIALKIKTESQGTKLKDFVETMQSNEKLQSEMAKLREMVEEYAKQFPTIGFEKETMRYKE, encoded by the exons atggCGTTGGCTCTTCGCAGACTCTCATCTTCCTTCAAGAAGCCCATCTTCTCAAATGGCGTTGGTTCCCTCCGTTCTATG TCTTCTACGTCAACCTCTGAGAGATCTCATTCCAGT TGGATAAGGCAACTCAATGCACCTCTTGAAGAAATCGATCCTGAAATCGCAGATATCATCGAGCTCGAGAAGGCTAGGCAATGGAAG GGATTTGAACTTATACCGTCAGAGAACTTCACCTCTGCCTCAGTCATGGAAGCCGTTGGCTCTGTTATGACTAACAAATATAGTGAAGGTTACCCTGGTGCTAGATACTATGGAGGCAATGA GTACATTGACATGGCAGAGTCATTATGTCAGAAACGCGCACTTGAAGCTTTTCAGTTAGATCCTTCCAAGTGGGGAG TCAATGTGCAGTCTTTATCAGGATCACCAGCTAACTTCCAAGTTTACACTGCATTGCTGAAACCTCACGAAAGAATCATGGCACTTGACTTGCCTCATGGTGGCCATCTTTCTCATGGTTATCAG ACTGACACGAAGAAAATATCTGCTGTATCCATCTTTTTTGAGACAATGCCATACAGATTGGATGAGAACACTGGTTACATTGATTACGATCAG CTAGAGAAAAGTGCCGTGCTTTTCAGACCCAAACTTATTGTTGCGGGTGCCAGTGCTTATGCTCGTCTATATGACTATGCACGCATTCGTAAG GTCTGTGACAAGCAAAAGGCGGTTATGCTGGCTGACATGGCTCATATTAGTGGGTTGGTTGCTGCTGGTGTGATTCCTTCCCCTTTTGAGTATGCAGATGTTGTTACCACTACAACTCACAAATCTCTTCGCGGTCCCAGAGGGGCTATGATATTCTTTAGGAAGGGGTTGAAAGAGGTTAACAAACAAGGAAAAGAG GTCATGTATGACTATGAGGACAGAATTAATGCAGCTGTTTTTCCTGGACTTCAAGGTGGTCCACATAATCACACAATAACGGGTCTAGCAGTTGCTCTGAAGCAG GTGAAAACACCTGAGTATAAGGCCTACCAGGATCAAGTTCTCCGTAATTGTTCAAAGTTTGCAGAG ACTTTGCTATCAAAAGGATATGACTTGGTGTCTGGAGGCACTGAGAATCATTTAGTTTTGGTGAATTTGAAAAATAAG GGAATAGATGGATCAAGAGTGGAGAAAGTATTAGAATCAGTACATATTGCAGCAAACAAGAACACTGTTCCTGGTGACGTTTCCGCTATGGTTCCTGGTGGCATCCGTATGG GAACACCAGCTCTCACATCAAGAGGATTCATTGAGGAAGATTTTGCAAAAGTGGCCGAGTACTTTGATTTAGCCGTCAAGATAGCCTTGAAGATTAAGACAGAGTctcaag GAACAAAGCTGAAGGACTTTGTAGAAACAATGCAATCAAATGAGAAGTTACAGTCAGAGATGGCTAAGCTGCGTGAGATGGTTGAAGAATATGCTAAACAGTTCCCAACGATTGGGTTCGAGAAAGAGACAATGAGATACAAAGAGTAG